The following proteins are encoded in a genomic region of Pirellulales bacterium:
- a CDS encoding carbon starvation CstA family protein, whose product MSLLAITIGTGIILIAAYLTYGRWLTRQLDLRDEVPTPAVEINDGEDFVPTPAPYLFSQHFSAIAAAGPIVGPIVAGLWFGWLPAILWILVGSIFIGGVHDMTSLVASVRHKARSIPDIVREHMSRRAYLLFLSFVWIALVYIVVAFTDITASTFAPNPAAGSEAVATGEAVASSSMMYLGLAVVMGLVLRYTRLPLTWATVIFMPLVLLSIWAGPYMPISIPDALRYGGSAAKSWDILLLVYCGVASVVPVWALLQPRGYLGGYFLSATVLLAFLGIVAASLMGQAIDITYPKFLGFSVVQGGKTMLIFPVLFVTIACGACSGFHSMISSGTSSKQLRVESDAKSIGYGCMLLEAFVAVISLSCVMILAKGATGNPDVIFAEGISRFIGLLASGLGMSYDAAHHYLYSFCLLAFATFIYDTLDVCTRLGRYVLEEFTGWRGPRGKLVCTVLTLVPPMYLVLQTLVDPLSGKPVPAWKVFWTLFGTANQLLAALTLIGVTVWLLRTGKRWLYTAVPAAFMVVITFSMLGMILYEWAASFSEVWQQGRFDVNGPITAVLLGLGVLLVIEAVVVIGRTLRARAAV is encoded by the coding sequence ATGAGCCTACTGGCCATCACCATCGGTACGGGCATCATCCTGATCGCGGCCTATTTGACCTACGGCCGTTGGCTGACCCGGCAACTCGACCTGCGCGACGAGGTGCCCACCCCGGCCGTCGAGATCAATGACGGCGAAGATTTTGTGCCCACGCCGGCCCCCTACCTTTTTTCGCAACATTTTTCGGCCATCGCCGCCGCCGGGCCGATCGTCGGCCCGATCGTGGCCGGGCTGTGGTTCGGCTGGCTGCCGGCCATCCTATGGATTCTCGTCGGCAGCATCTTTATCGGCGGAGTCCATGACATGACTTCGCTGGTGGCCAGCGTCAGGCACAAGGCCCGCAGTATTCCCGACATCGTCCGCGAGCACATGAGCCGCCGGGCCTACCTGCTCTTTCTGTCGTTCGTCTGGATCGCGCTGGTCTACATCGTGGTCGCCTTTACCGATATTACGGCCAGTACGTTCGCTCCGAATCCCGCCGCGGGCAGCGAGGCCGTGGCGACGGGCGAGGCGGTGGCCAGCTCGTCGATGATGTATCTCGGCCTGGCGGTCGTCATGGGGCTCGTGCTGCGCTACACGCGGCTGCCGCTCACCTGGGCCACCGTCATCTTCATGCCGCTGGTGCTGCTGTCGATTTGGGCCGGACCCTATATGCCGATTTCCATTCCCGACGCGCTTCGCTATGGCGGCAGCGCCGCCAAGTCGTGGGACATTTTGCTCTTGGTCTATTGCGGCGTGGCATCGGTGGTGCCCGTATGGGCGCTGTTGCAGCCGCGGGGCTACCTGGGTGGCTACTTCCTCTCGGCGACCGTGTTGCTGGCATTCTTGGGCATTGTGGCCGCCAGCTTGATGGGGCAGGCCATCGATATCACCTACCCGAAGTTTCTCGGCTTCAGTGTGGTGCAAGGCGGAAAAACGATGCTGATTTTCCCCGTGCTGTTCGTCACCATCGCCTGCGGGGCGTGCAGCGGCTTTCATTCGATGATCAGTTCGGGCACGTCGTCCAAGCAGTTGCGTGTGGAAAGCGACGCCAAGTCGATCGGCTACGGCTGCATGCTGTTGGAGGCGTTTGTAGCCGTGATCTCGCTGAGCTGCGTGATGATTCTGGCGAAAGGGGCCACGGGCAACCCCGACGTCATTTTCGCCGAGGGAATCTCGCGGTTCATCGGCCTGTTGGCCAGCGGCCTGGGCATGAGCTACGACGCGGCCCACCACTATCTCTACAGTTTTTGTCTGCTGGCCTTTGCCACGTTCATCTACGACACGCTCGATGTCTGTACGCGGCTGGGGCGCTACGTGCTGGAAGAGTTCACCGGTTGGCGCGGGCCGAGGGGCAAGCTCGTTTGCACGGTGCTGACGTTGGTGCCGCCGATGTACCTGGTGTTGCAGACGTTGGTCGATCCGCTGAGCGGCAAGCCGGTGCCGGCCTGGAAAGTGTTTTGGACGCTGTTCGGCACCGCCAACCAATTGCTGGCGGCGCTGACGCTGATCGGCGTCACCGTCTGGCTGCTGCGGACCGGCAAGCGCTGGCTGTACACGGCGGTTCCGGCCGCCTTCATGGTGGTGATTACCTTCAGCATGCTCGGGATGATCCTTTATGAATGGGCCGCCAGTTTCAGCGAGGTCTGGCAACAGGGCCGCTTCGACGTGAACGGGCCGATCACGGCGGTCTTGCTGGGCCTCGGCGTGCTGCTGGTGATCGAGGCGGTCGTGGTGATCGGCCGCACTTTACGGGCACGCGCGGCGGTGTAA
- a CDS encoding four helix bundle protein, translated as MNNPGQRAFAAAMKIFHLSKRFPAEERYSLTGQIRRASRSVCSNLAATQSSACS; from the coding sequence ATGAATAATCCGGGCCAGCGTGCCTTTGCCGCGGCGATGAAGATCTTTCACCTCTCGAAGCGCTTTCCCGCGGAAGAGCGATATTCCCTGACCGGGCAGATTCGTCGCGCGTCGCGGTCGGTCTGCTCGAATCTGGCGGCGACGCAATCATCGGCATG
- a CDS encoding DUF4340 domain-containing protein: MNEMIKTVGFVAAAVVAVAVGVWTHLGPAETDESKRQLVGKSLFADLKPESAKSLEIIEYDPDTATLKPFKVAEQNGLWRIPSHHDYPADASQQLGEAAAALVGCETINIETDDPSMHVTYGVVDPDPKSLASGTTGVGKRVTMEDPSGKKLAQIIIGKPVKGQTDLYYVRIPGQDPVYVVKLKTDKFSTKFEDWIEKDLLKLNAWDIERVAFNDYSIDELRRGIDPRSKIDVRYDAKDSKWKLQELEVFNLESREYEPQTLTDDEELNSTKLNDLKTALDDLKIVDVRPKPEGLAADLRAGEGLATNEEAQESLLVAGFRVASIGGGPQEIVSNEGEVICGTKEGVQYTLRFGRIAGGGEKGGDEEPAEESDEDKADDKGKGPGANRYIMVTAQFNEDLLTKPELEELPGEAPAKEEAAPEGKEEPKEDAEKTSAIESVLNDAAGLLALADEESEAVNEEAEKPAKPKAEKKPPKSDKAKPETKNPVLAKPKTPAELARERVTKENERKEKEYKDKVKQGEEKAKELSGRFANWYYIVSDSTYQKIHLGRDDIIKKKAPSADETKKDEHEGHEGEENLLKEEDKKLPE, from the coding sequence ATGAACGAAATGATCAAAACGGTGGGCTTCGTGGCGGCGGCGGTAGTGGCCGTGGCCGTCGGCGTTTGGACCCATCTAGGACCCGCGGAAACCGACGAGAGCAAACGGCAACTCGTCGGCAAGTCGCTGTTCGCCGACTTGAAACCCGAATCGGCCAAATCGTTGGAGATCATTGAATACGATCCCGACACGGCGACGCTGAAGCCTTTCAAAGTGGCCGAACAGAACGGCCTGTGGCGGATTCCCTCGCACCACGATTATCCGGCCGACGCCAGCCAGCAACTCGGTGAGGCGGCCGCCGCCCTGGTGGGCTGCGAGACCATCAACATCGAAACCGACGATCCCTCGATGCACGTCACCTATGGCGTCGTCGATCCCGATCCCAAGTCGCTGGCGTCGGGAACCACCGGAGTGGGCAAGCGGGTGACGATGGAAGACCCGTCGGGCAAGAAGCTGGCGCAGATCATCATCGGCAAGCCGGTCAAAGGCCAGACCGATTTGTACTATGTGCGCATCCCCGGCCAGGATCCGGTGTACGTCGTCAAGCTGAAGACCGACAAGTTTTCGACCAAGTTCGAAGACTGGATCGAAAAGGACCTGCTCAAGCTCAACGCCTGGGACATCGAGCGGGTGGCGTTCAATGACTACTCGATCGACGAGCTGCGGCGGGGCATCGATCCGCGCAGCAAGATCGACGTGCGCTATGACGCGAAAGACTCGAAATGGAAGCTGCAAGAACTCGAAGTGTTCAACCTCGAGAGCCGCGAATACGAGCCGCAGACGCTCACCGACGACGAGGAGTTGAACTCCACGAAGCTGAACGACCTGAAGACCGCGTTGGACGACTTGAAGATCGTCGACGTGCGTCCCAAGCCGGAGGGCCTGGCGGCCGACCTGCGGGCGGGCGAAGGTCTGGCTACCAATGAAGAGGCCCAGGAATCGCTGCTGGTCGCCGGCTTCCGCGTGGCGAGCATCGGCGGCGGCCCACAGGAGATTGTCTCCAACGAAGGCGAAGTGATCTGCGGCACCAAAGAGGGCGTGCAATACACGCTCCGCTTCGGCCGAATTGCCGGCGGCGGCGAGAAGGGCGGCGACGAAGAGCCGGCCGAGGAAAGCGATGAAGACAAGGCCGACGACAAAGGCAAGGGGCCCGGCGCCAACCGCTATATCATGGTCACGGCCCAGTTCAACGAAGACCTGTTGACCAAGCCCGAATTGGAGGAGTTGCCCGGCGAAGCACCGGCGAAAGAAGAAGCCGCGCCGGAAGGGAAAGAAGAGCCCAAGGAGGATGCCGAAAAGACTTCGGCCATCGAATCGGTCCTGAACGACGCCGCAGGGCTATTGGCGCTGGCCGATGAAGAAAGCGAAGCGGTCAACGAGGAGGCCGAGAAGCCGGCCAAACCAAAAGCGGAAAAGAAACCGCCCAAGAGCGACAAGGCAAAGCCGGAAACGAAGAATCCGGTGCTTGCCAAGCCGAAAACGCCCGCAGAACTGGCGCGCGAACGCGTCACGAAGGAGAACGAGCGCAAGGAGAAAGAGTACAAAGACAAGGTCAAGCAGGGCGAAGAAAAGGCCAAGGAGCTGAGCGGCCGCTTCGCCAACTGGTATTACATCGTCTCGGACAGCACGTATCAGAAGATTCACCTCGGTCGCGACGACATCATCAAGAAGAAGGCCCCTTCGGCCGACGAGACGAAGAAGGACGAGCACGAGGGGCATGAGGGCGAGGAGAATCTGCTGAAGGAAGAAGACAAGAAACTTCCCGAGTGA
- a CDS encoding Gldg family protein: MNFNVVSAIFRRNFNSYFANPTGYVFICVYVLLSSFAAFWPNDFFSSNLANLDQLNRYLPYIMLVFIPAITMSIWAEERRQGTDELLLTIPAADFDVVLGKYLAAVAIYSVALLFSMICNLSVLSWLAYPKHPLPDQPVGPDLGLFFGTYFGYWLVGAAMLSIGMVASFLTGNLTVGFVLGTLFNAPLAFAANADVIMPAEWAIPVKQWSLEEQFRDFGRGVVSLSGVSYFVLTVVVMLYLSMVLIGRRHWQGGKDGLSLGPHYLLRGGSLIGIAVGVVMILQHFDLRADVTAEGLSSLSPKTRELLGNLKRTVKIDAYISPEVPESYVKTRLDLLSMLREFAARGKNLVRLRIHDTKPLSPEAQQAEQQFNITPQPVFSRTRGAVSREQIYMGVAFTSGLEKVVVPFLGPAVPVEYELARSIATVSEEKRQKLGVLVTDAKLYASFNMQTFTQGRNDLLIDELEKQYDVVQVNADTPVKDDIDVLFAVQPSSLSPEQMKNFVAAVKRGIPTAIFEDPLSLTRDVPGTTAPKRPPQQMMMFGGQQPLPKGDIRELWKLLGIEFEAHELVCQYYNPYPKLELAVTPEWLFIDAGASEDKKDHPVFSQKDPISSGLQQVLLLYAGSLKHLNASDMKFEPLLQTGDETAEVAFSDLQTMNPFGGGGGLNPNPRRKPTRDYYTLAAHITGKLPEEDAEETAKESEADEKKDGDKEEKKKRTEINAVVVADIDLFYQEFFQFRQQSQDPDRELDLSLDNITFTLNVLDALAGDDRFIDIRKRRLKHRVLATIEEKTKDAKVAAEKEKLEKRKDLEEATAKEQAELDKRVSELKKRGEKMNTIELMQRLQILEREGNQRLDARKRQLQKDLDQKVTKIERDLNLQVTREQDWYKMWAVVLPPILPMLVGLGVFFNRRAHEREGVARSRLR, translated from the coding sequence ATGAGCATTTGGGCCGAGGAGCGGCGGCAAGGGACCGACGAGTTGCTGCTGACGATTCCCGCCGCGGATTTCGACGTGGTGCTGGGCAAGTATCTGGCGGCGGTGGCGATTTATAGCGTGGCCCTGCTGTTTTCGATGATCTGCAACCTTTCGGTGCTGAGCTGGCTGGCGTATCCGAAGCACCCCTTGCCCGACCAGCCGGTGGGGCCTGACCTGGGACTGTTTTTCGGCACCTACTTCGGTTACTGGCTGGTGGGGGCGGCGATGCTCTCGATCGGCATGGTGGCCTCGTTCCTGACCGGCAACCTCACGGTCGGCTTTGTGCTGGGGACGTTGTTCAACGCACCGTTGGCCTTCGCGGCCAACGCCGATGTGATCATGCCGGCCGAGTGGGCCATTCCGGTGAAACAATGGAGCCTGGAAGAGCAGTTCCGCGATTTTGGCCGCGGCGTGGTCAGCCTTTCGGGCGTCTCCTACTTTGTGCTGACCGTGGTGGTGATGCTCTACTTGAGCATGGTGCTCATCGGCCGCCGGCATTGGCAGGGCGGCAAGGACGGGCTGTCGCTGGGTCCGCATTATCTGCTGCGGGGAGGCTCGCTGATCGGCATTGCCGTGGGCGTGGTGATGATCTTGCAGCATTTCGATTTGCGTGCCGACGTGACGGCCGAGGGCCTCAGCTCGCTGTCGCCGAAGACGCGCGAGTTGTTGGGCAACCTGAAGCGGACGGTGAAGATCGACGCCTATATCAGCCCGGAGGTGCCGGAATCCTACGTCAAAACGCGGCTCGATCTGCTCTCGATGCTGCGCGAGTTCGCGGCCCGCGGCAAGAACCTGGTGAGGCTGCGGATTCACGACACGAAACCGCTCAGTCCCGAGGCGCAGCAGGCCGAGCAGCAGTTCAACATCACGCCGCAGCCGGTCTTTTCGCGGACGCGCGGCGCGGTGAGCCGCGAACAGATTTACATGGGCGTCGCCTTCACGTCGGGTCTGGAAAAAGTCGTCGTGCCGTTTCTCGGTCCGGCGGTGCCCGTGGAATATGAATTGGCCCGGTCGATCGCCACGGTGTCGGAAGAGAAGCGTCAGAAGCTGGGCGTGCTCGTCACCGACGCCAAGCTGTATGCCAGCTTCAACATGCAGACGTTTACGCAAGGCCGCAACGACTTGCTGATCGACGAGTTGGAAAAACAATATGACGTGGTGCAGGTGAATGCCGACACACCGGTCAAGGACGACATCGACGTCTTGTTCGCGGTGCAGCCGTCGTCGCTTTCGCCCGAACAGATGAAGAACTTCGTGGCGGCGGTGAAGCGCGGAATTCCCACGGCGATTTTCGAAGATCCGCTTTCTCTCACTCGCGACGTTCCGGGCACAACGGCCCCCAAGCGACCGCCGCAGCAGATGATGATGTTTGGCGGGCAGCAGCCGCTGCCGAAGGGCGACATCCGTGAATTATGGAAGCTGCTGGGCATCGAATTCGAGGCCCACGAACTCGTCTGCCAATACTACAATCCCTATCCAAAGCTCGAGCTGGCGGTCACGCCGGAATGGCTGTTCATCGACGCCGGCGCCAGCGAAGACAAAAAAGACCATCCGGTGTTCAGCCAAAAAGACCCCATCAGCTCGGGCTTGCAACAAGTGCTGCTGTTGTATGCCGGATCGCTCAAGCATCTGAACGCATCGGACATGAAGTTCGAGCCGCTGTTGCAGACCGGCGACGAGACGGCCGAGGTCGCCTTTTCCGACCTGCAAACAATGAATCCCTTCGGTGGCGGCGGGGGGCTGAATCCGAACCCGCGCCGCAAGCCCACGCGCGATTACTACACTCTGGCGGCCCACATCACCGGCAAGCTGCCGGAGGAGGACGCCGAAGAAACCGCCAAAGAAAGCGAGGCGGACGAGAAGAAGGACGGCGACAAGGAGGAAAAGAAGAAGCGCACCGAGATCAACGCGGTGGTGGTCGCCGACATCGACCTTTTCTATCAAGAGTTTTTCCAGTTCCGGCAACAAAGTCAGGATCCCGATCGCGAACTGGATTTGAGCCTGGACAACATCACCTTCACGCTCAACGTGCTCGACGCGCTGGCGGGCGACGACCGGTTCATCGACATTCGCAAGCGCCGCTTGAAGCACCGCGTGTTGGCCACCATCGAAGAGAAGACGAAAGACGCCAAGGTGGCGGCTGAAAAGGAAAAGCTGGAGAAGCGCAAGGATTTGGAAGAGGCCACGGCGAAAGAGCAGGCCGAGCTCGACAAGCGCGTGTCCGAGTTGAAGAAACGTGGCGAAAAGATGAACACGATCGAGCTGATGCAGCGGCTGCAGATCCTGGAGCGGGAAGGCAACCAACGGTTGGACGCCCGCAAGCGGCAGCTTCAAAAGGATCTGGATCAGAAGGTCACCAAGATCGAGCGCGACTTGAACCTGCAGGTTACGCGCGAGCAAGACTGGTATAAGATGTGGGCGGTGGTGCTGCCGCCGATCTTGCCGATGCTGGTCGGTCTGGGGGTGTTTTTCAACCGGCGCGCGCACGAGCGTGAGGGCGTGGCCCGCAGCCGGCTGCGCTGA
- a CDS encoding FAD:protein FMN transferase translates to MAEARAAVGYQKLKLDPSRRTARLLVPGMRLDLGGIAADYAVDQAMAVLRRHGIHRALIDASGDILAASPPPGQEGWKIGIAPLDAAGPPSRYLGLHDQAVTTSGDAFQHVVFDAQRYSHIVDPATGLGLTDQSSVTVIAADCISADSLATAVCVLGPEKGLRLIEQTEHAAALIVRNRSGKVETVESRRFGEH, encoded by the coding sequence CTGGCCGAAGCGCGGGCGGCGGTGGGCTACCAAAAGCTGAAACTCGACCCTTCCCGGCGCACCGCCCGGCTTCTCGTGCCCGGCATGCGGCTCGATCTGGGCGGGATCGCCGCCGACTACGCCGTCGATCAGGCAATGGCCGTGCTCCGGCGGCACGGCATCCACCGGGCATTGATCGACGCCAGCGGCGACATTCTGGCGGCCAGTCCTCCGCCCGGCCAAGAGGGCTGGAAGATCGGCATCGCTCCTCTCGACGCCGCCGGGCCGCCCAGCCGGTATCTGGGTTTGCACGACCAGGCGGTCACCACGTCGGGCGACGCTTTTCAACACGTGGTGTTCGACGCCCAGCGCTATTCGCACATCGTCGATCCGGCCACGGGTCTGGGGCTGACCGATCAGAGCAGCGTCACCGTGATTGCCGCCGATTGCATCTCGGCCGACAGTCTGGCCACGGCCGTGTGCGTACTGGGTCCCGAAAAGGGCCTTCGGCTCATCGAACAGACCGAGCATGCCGCCGCGTTGATCGTTCGCAATCGCAGCGGGAAGGTGGAGACCGTCGAATCGCGCCGTTTCGGCGAGCATTGA